The DNA window AGTTAAGTTGGGGCCCTTTTCTGAGTTTTCTGACTCTGCTGTACCTCACCTCTCTAAATAATGGCatccagcagcagtctcagggcaTCTGAAAACTTTTACAGTTAAAtaccatttataaaatattagaagtagacattttcaatatttccatatttttaacaaacagctttaaaaatgaatgtagtaACAACCACTAAGGAAtgattcatcctcaaagtttacaataaaattagTGAAGTTTTTTGAGTCCTATTTAAGAACTTTTTCCAATTACAGATTAGAAGGCTGGTCTGGGGAACTTGTgtttcaaagaaataaaatgggGAGCTTTGCTAAAGTATTGCTTTATTCCATTGTGCCTGCACTTACACAGCGATTTCAGAGGAGAAAGTGTAAAAGGTATCATACTAGTGGAATAAACAAAaggtacagttatcctttaaactTGCTAACCAGATTTTGGAAAACCATGGAGGCCGTCATtgctaaaagaaataaatgtttgggTGTCATGCTGCATTGCCTTTACTAGTATTTCCTATACTGTTATTTGCCTTGCTTATACTAGTATGGGCCCATAGGTTACTAATTCCCTACAAGTCCATCTTCCTTTGTGCGGTAACAGGGGGATACACAGCTCTAACCAATTTGCTATTTCTATGCTTTACTGTAGGAGTATTGTAGCTGGGCCCCTGGACATCCACCAGGCCCTTATGCTCCTACCCGAATATTCCAGGTCAGTACAGCAACCAGGTAGCTAGCATTTTTAGATGAAGGTCACTATACCATTCCATTGTCTTGAAGTATATAATGAGATAGTGTTTTCTCCTTTGTGGCGGCAGTTTGGAAAAAGTACACAAACCAAGGACTGTGCATAATTAGTTTAAATAGGAATGAAAGAAAGTAGACTTTACACAGAACCCTGACCTCAGCTCAATGGAATACTTGCAGGATGAACGAGAAAATTCTGATTTCATTGGCTAAAATTGCTAATACATTTGTGGTCAAAAAGAAGCAAATCCCACTATTAGTGTTCTAACATCTATACTGTGGTTTTGCAAAAAGATGTTTGTCAGCTCTGTTTCATCACTTTGGCATTGTAGAGCTGGGTTCCTGCATTCATTTTCTAGCAGGAGCACAATCTGCATGAAGTTCACATAATCTCCTGAGATTTTCAGGGTTCTATTTGTggtgttatgttttatgtttcataatcctataatattttatgcatttattgtataatatttagTTTAGTATTGAATAGAAATCACAGCATAGAGCAgaggttctcaaccagggttctaaaggttgcttggggttccttgaccaatttgtgaccctcaggtcaggttgtgacaccaatgatctgttttgGCTATGTATgaaaggaattcttcctactgaccatcacaccaatgaACTGTgggctttggatatagtaattacaccAGGGattccctgatgacctgaaagttattttaagggatcCCTCTATGTTAAAAAGTCTGAGAAACCCTGGTCTAGAGTATATTTAtcataaaccctttttttaaagcttttattttcataggatatgattttccattttttttttttatctccatgcTTTCAATCTTCTCCATATTTCTTCATCCACTTCCTTTCTACATGCACTTGTTCCACACTTTGCTTATGGCTGATTTCTGGACAATAGTGATCCAAGCCGGTCTGCTATGTGTCAAGAGGACCACTTCTAGTCTCCTCAGGGGTGTGCCGGGATGGCGCAGCTGAAACAGTTGTAACCCCATAGAAGAAAGTACCTGAACAAGGAAGGACCTTCACAGCAAGAATCCCAGGTTTTACTTTATGAGGTCCTAAGTAAAGTTCAGACCTGCTTCTAAATTGCTTGTGGCCCCCTAACAGCCAGCAGCTTGAGCACTCACACTGTATAGCTAGTTCTTAAATAACTAGTGGTAATAGTGGTAATAACTTAGTGGTATTAGTAatggtcactgctacccctaTCCATTCCCCATTGGGCTGCTGCAATAAAACTCTATCATGTAGCGTCTCCGGGGAGGCAGCGGTTCCTGGCATGAGCAACCGGTAAATACACCACAACCTAACTGCAGGTGAAAACCTAGCCTAAACctttcagatttattaaaaacttttggaattatatttacatattataataatttttaatttataaagcacaatcatactatgcagcgctgtacaaacagagaaaataaaccttcatacatacaaatgcaaattataacacaggaggagaagaggactcaATCCACCACCAAGAACATGTTACATTGTATAGCAAATGTTAGTAATTGGAATAAAGTATATCATTTAAAGAAATCTTACTTCTGATCTTAGTTCCATAAATCTGGTTTATCGCTTTCCTTCTGGAGAATATTAAGTCATAAATTCTAACAACTGCAAAGCCAGTTCCTCCATCCTCAAATCCtggggtattattttttttttatttgcaagcatCTAAAACTTCATGAGATCTTGACTACTCCAGCCTGCTATATCTCTCgcttttgtttattcattttatattgtaaagagTTAATATTTAGTGTTCATCTCAGGCTGTAAAGTCAAAGCAGCGAGTTAGGAGCCTCTGTGTGCTGTTTAAAGAGGGCTGGGGTGTATGATCGCTGCGTGAAGCCCATATTAAGGAACTTTCAGCAAAGAATTTATGGCACAAGCGAGAAGTTTGTGGACAGTTTGCTGGGAGACGGAGACTGCCCGGATCTTTACCTTCTCCGAGCAAGATATATAGAGCAGAGAGGAGCTAGAAAAGACAAACACACAGCATTCTGTCTCCACAAGGCTTCCACAGAGGCGCCCTCATAAAACCAAAGATAAACAGTTTACTATCAGCACTCCAATGGAGATGCCCATGAAGCAAGACAACAGCCCTATGCTGAGATATGTAATAAAGCGATGTGTGTGTGCAGTGTCAGCTGTATGATCATTGCATGCTGTATTCTGCTTTTATATCACTTCTGGAAGAAATTTACCATGTGACAGACATAAACCTATTACTATAGGAAACTCATGGCATTAAATGATATCACCTATTTATCCATGATCTATAAATCTCTTATTTTATCATTTGCACCGTTTTTCttcttatattaatatataatctatattatatatcaatatatagtTGTTCTTTTATATATTCACCCCTATATAACTTGTCTCATCCAGGGCTTATGTCAATGTTCTTATCCAAGCTGGTCTCTCCATTTACTCATCTTTATTGAATATTTATCTAACGTATCTGTTATCTAACCACCCATGTGTTATCTGACATATCTAAATGGATGGTAACTGTCTCTTCaccccttttctttatttttcagatctctctctctctgtcttatCTAATGTTATCAGTCTTCTGTACCTCCCCTCAAACTTTATCTAAATCTATCTGATATCGTCTGTTACTCTTATCGAATGCTATCAGTCCTATCACTCACTCTTTTATCTAGAATCTCTCATACTGTATATTATAGCTGTCACCTTTCTCTATCTGATCTCTGTGTTCTGCTACTTTAACAATCATTACTTTTAACTCTTCTGTTTCCTCTGTATTTCTTgatttctctttctcttcccaGTTCCTGATATTCTTCTCCAGTCCTTGATCTCTCTCTTTAGCTACAATTCTTGATCTCTCTCTCCATTTCCTGATTTCTCTTTCTCTGTTTTATCATTACCTCTTATCCTATTTACAGATCTCTCTCTCTGGCTACAATTCTTGATCTCTCTTTTCTCCATTTCTGTTTTATCATTATCTCTTATCCAATTTACAGATCTCTCTCCCCAGTTCTTGATATCTCTTTCCCTTTCTCCAGTCcttgatctctctctctctagctACAATTCttgttctctctttctctctctgttttttttattatctctcaTCCTATATACAGATCTCTCTCCCCAGTCCTGgatctctctctccctttcttgatctctctttctctgttttaTCATTACCTCTCATCCTATATacagatctctctctctctccagtTCTTgatgtctgtctctctctcttaagcttcgtacacacgtcagatttttatcgcccgataatcagcatcggccaattatcgggcgaaaatctggtgtgtgtacagtcggtgtcgtccatcgtccggacgaccgacctgccggatccacggacgatggaggaaaggatcgtgaaagatcctttccaacaacaaaaattggaagtgtgtacgcagcttaactctctCTCATTCCTGATCTCTCTTAGGCTACGttcacacatgcaataattgtcaatgcaaaaacgaacgattgacgaatgatcaacgattatggatgtttattttgaatgatagtattatgcacaattttgtacatgctgtaatgatacaattgttcaaatactATCCACTAATAAAGTACGCACAATAGATAGGATCGTTtgaaggaagtgacatgtaaaggagaaagtgtctacagaacaatccacgatcactgaacaccgtacacacaatagattgcaaacgaTCATCGCTCAAACAGATCTGCCgtgatggtcgttcgtttccagcgacaatcctcggtTATCGGCCAgctgttgtgcattttttttgttaaagattattgaACGATCGGTCGTCAATCCTTTGTTtccgacaattattgcatgtttgtacGCAGGCTTATCCTCTGCTTTATCATTATCTCCCATCCTATATACAGATCTCTCTCCAGTTCATgatctgtctctctctctcattccTGATTTCTCTTACTCTCTGATTATTATCTCTCATCCTAAATACAGATCTCTCCTCTCTTTATTTCATCCCTGATTCCTCTTATTCTCTGTTTGATTATCTCTCTCATTCCTGATCTCTATTCCCTCTCTTTTATCATTATCTCTCATCCTAAAATACAGCTATTTCTCTCTGTTCTATTTTttgatctctctctctcattcctgatctctctatctctctgttttattattatctctCATGCTATATACCGGTACATatatctctctcttctctctcatgTCTGATCTCTTTCTCTCCTATTATCTCTCATGCTATATACAGATATCTCTCTCTCATTCCTGATCTCTTTCTCTGTTTTATCATTATCTCCCATCTTATATACAGATCTCTCTCCTCCCTCTAATCTCTCCCAACTTTTTCCTCTGCAGAATCCCTATGAATATTCCCAGAGCAGCTCTCAGTCCTCCCCCTGTCCCGGGACATGTAACTGGATCAGCCTGGTCCCGTCAGATTCTGCTTTCGGAACCTCCATGGGATTTAAGTTGTATTTGGGCTTCTATAGGGCAGCAGAGGGCGCCACACTCCCTGTGCCTGGGCTCCTCCAaggattgcccccccccccccctaccatTCAAGTGAAAAAGGGAGGTGTCAGCGCAGCGACCAACCATGACCACAGGCTATCACACTACTTAAACATGAATTACATCACAGCCCCATGGAGTCCGGCTAATAAATCCAAAGTAGGCAGAGGGACCGGCTGTGCACTGCAGCGTGCCTGGCTCAACACTCACAGGGGAAGCAGAGAGCGGATCCCGGGGACTGCACCGACCCGCACCAGGATCTCAGGACCCGCACCAGGGCTGCACCGACCCCGCACCAGGGCTGCACTGACCCCGCACCAGGGCTGCACCGACCCCGCACCAGGGCTGCACTGACCCGCACCAAGGCTGCACCGCACCAGGGCTGCACAGAGACATCTCAGGATTTCCCTTGctgatttttcttcttttttgggaAGTGTTGGACGCCTGGTACTGCTATCACCCCGCTGCTGCACCCCCTGCTTATCCTGGCTTGGATACATTGAGTCTCTGGTTACCATGGTGATCCAGCTGAAAGTGAAGAATATTTAGGAAGAAGAGGGGGGGAGCTGGCTGGACCCAAGCAGGCAGACACAGTGGTGCCATCAGGACTGCTAGGATCACACAAGATTCCAAATTCTCCAGCCATTGCCATGAGAGGGGGGGACCCTGCCTAGCCCTGAGCCCCCAGCAGCCTTGCCCACTCTCATGCCTTCTTTATGATCTGTGAGCACGCAGGAGACTTAGATTTTGCTCGTGGGCTCCTTGCAGCATGGATCATCCCCAGTGCCTTGTGACTCTGTACGCCTTGGTGGTCTTCCTGGGACTGAGAATAGACCAAGCGGTGGGCCAGCACTATCTGCACATCAGACCTGCACCCAGCGAAAAGCTGCCCCTGGTAGACCTGATCGAGCACCCGGATCCTATCTTTGACCCCAAGGAGAAGGATCTCAACGAGACCGAGCTGAGGACTCTCTTGGGTGGCCACTTCGACCCCAACTTCATGGCCATCAACTTGCCCGAGGAAAGGCTAGGCGTGGAGGACCTGGCAGAATTGGACCTACTTCTTAGGCAAAAGCCCTCTGGGGCCATGCCAGCTGAAATCAAAGGCCTGGAGTTCTATGAGGGTCTGCAGGGCAAAAAACATAAACTGAGCAAGAAGCTGAGGAGGAAGCTTCAGATGTGGCTGTGGTCCCAGACCTTCTGCCCGGTCCTATACACGTGGAGTGACTTGGGCATCAGGTTTTGGCCCAGATACATGAAAGTGGGCAGCTGCTACACTAAGAGGTCTTGTTCTGTACCGGAGGGGATGGTTTGTAAAGTCTCCAAGTCCATGCATTTGACCATCTTAAGGTGGAGATGCCAACGTAGGGCATTGCAGCGCTGCACGTGGATACCTATACAGTACCCAATCATATCTGAATGCAAGTGCTCATGCTAAGAACTCATGGAACTATgctaaacagacaaaaaaaactttcaaagacATTGCTTCATCCTTTAAATGTTGTATGCACTGTAATATGTAGGAATGTATATGTCTGTATATATGGTACCAGTCTAAATTACTTATTAAAAGGTCAGTATTATTCTTTTTAAGTAACCAGTGTCTACTGCATTGTCCAAGGCAATTAAATCTGgttgttctattttttattattattataaatattgttattattatgtgcctaatgtatactgtatttatataccaggatgaacaaaaaaaaaaatacttcgcCTTGcgaagtaaaactttttttttgttaaaagtttatttttttctaatgttattatttttaagacTTTATTATAGATGCCATTTTTATTTCTCCCCATTATGTGGGGGGGTGGTGTTGGCATATGATGGAcctcagaaaataaaacaaagtcagAAATTACTTTACAGCTACTGTATATAAAgagaacacttttttttggagtttaaaaaaaacaaagtaactaATCTTGTAAATGAAGTATATCtgctatt is part of the Pyxicephalus adspersus chromosome 3, UCB_Pads_2.0, whole genome shotgun sequence genome and encodes:
- the NOG gene encoding noggin codes for the protein MDHPQCLVTLYALVVFLGLRIDQAVGQHYLHIRPAPSEKLPLVDLIEHPDPIFDPKEKDLNETELRTLLGGHFDPNFMAINLPEERLGVEDLAELDLLLRQKPSGAMPAEIKGLEFYEGLQGKKHKLSKKLRRKLQMWLWSQTFCPVLYTWSDLGIRFWPRYMKVGSCYTKRSCSVPEGMVCKVSKSMHLTILRWRCQRRALQRCTWIPIQYPIISECKCSC